In a genomic window of Erigeron canadensis isolate Cc75 chromosome 5, C_canadensis_v1, whole genome shotgun sequence:
- the LOC122602054 gene encoding beta-amyrin 28-monooxygenase-like, protein MDLFYGSLLSFFVILVSLGLHFLFYKKNTTGLQPPGGKGWPFLGETHEFLSTGWNGQPEKFVFDRMARYSSNIFKTSLLGYNTAVFCGPAGNKFLFANEYKLVRMWVPDYVNKLFPSKSSAADEAIKMRKSFPMFLKPEALQRYISVMDDVTGKHFTTSWENQEVVAVYPLIKRFAFLIASKLFISVEDPNHIAKFAAPFADLVSGIFSIPIDFPGTQFHKAVKGANHIRNELIKIIKQRKIDLEDGKASPKQDILSHMLATNGDGEDAMTDSDIANKLIALLLGGHDTIASTCASIVRYLAELPDIYEGVYKEQMEVAKSKGPGELLNWEDIHKMKYSWSVASEVLRLSPPFQGTFREVLTDFTFSGFFFPKGWKIYWSTNGVHKNAEYFPEPLKFDPSRYEGAGPAPYTYVPFGGGARMCPGKEFSRLEILVFMHHIVKRFKWEKTIPDEKIIVDPMPVPAKGLPVRLYPHNT, encoded by the exons ATGGACTTATTCTATGGCTCTCTTCTCTCTTTCTTTGTAATCTTAGTCTCTTTAGGACTTCACTTTCTTTTCTACAAGAAAAACACCACCGGGCTCCAACCCCCGGGAGGAAAAGGATGGCCATTCCTTGGAGAGACCCATGAGTTTCTCTCCACTGGTTGGAATGGCCAACCTGAAAAATTTGTATTTGATCGCATGGCACGATATTCATCTAATATCTTCAAGACATCCTTGTTAGGATACAACACGGCTGTCTTTTGTGGACCGGCTGGAAACAAGTTCTTGTTCGCAAATGAGTACAAACTTGTACGAATGTGGGTGCCTGACTATGTAAACAAGTTATTTCCTTCTAAATCAAGTGCGGCCGATGAAGCAATAAAAATGAGGAAATCTTTTCCAATGTTCCTTAAACCGGAGGCTTTGCAGAGATACATCAGTGTGATGGATGATGTCACGGGGAAACACTTTACAACTTCGTGGGAAAACCAAGAAGTTGTGGCTGTCTACCCTCTTATCAAACGCTTTGCGTTTCTTATAGCCTCTAAGTTGTTTATTAGCGTAGAAGATCCCAACCACATAGCAAAATTTGCAGCCCCTTTTGCAGATTTAGTTTCGGGCATATTTTCAATCCCTATAGACTTCCCAGGAACACAATTTCACAAAGCGGTGAAAGGTGCAAACCACATAAGAAACGAGCTTATCAAGATAATCAAACAACGAAAGATTGATTTGGAAGATGGAAAGGCTTCACCAAAACAAGATATATTATCACATATGCTAGCTACAAATGGTGATGGTGAGGATGCCATGACAGATTCAGATATTGCTAACAAGTTGATTGCTTTGTTACTTGGGGGACACGATACTATTGCTAGTACATGCGCTTCTATTGTAAGGTATCTTGCCGAGCTTCCTGATATTTATGAAGGAGTTTACAAAG AACAAATGGAAGTCGCAAAGTCAAAAGGACCGGGTGAACTATTAAACTGGGAAGACATACATAAGATGAAATACTCATGGAGTGTAGCATCTGAAGTGTTGAGGCTTTCCCCTCCTTTCCAAGGAACATTCAGAGAAGTTCTCACTGATTTCACCTTCAGTGGTTTCTTCTTTCCAAAAGGATGGAAG ATATATTGGAGCACAAATGGTGTACATAAAAACGCCGAATACTTTCCAGAGCCGCTTAAATTTGATCCATCAAGATACGAGGGAGCCGGACCAGCTCCATACACATACGTGCCTTTTGGAGGAGGGGCTAGGATGTGTCCGGGAAAAGAGTTTTCGCGATTGGAGATACTTGTATTTATGCACCACATAGTGAAGAGATTTAAATGGGAGAAAACCATTCCTGATGAAAAGATCATTGTTGATCCAATGCCTGTTCCTGCCAAAGGACTTCCTGTTCGTCTTTACCCACATAATACCTAA